A stretch of DNA from Pseudochaenichthys georgianus unplaced genomic scaffold, fPseGeo1.2 scaffold_308_arrow_ctg1, whole genome shotgun sequence:
TTTATATGTCGTACACCTCAATACATATAGAGCAGGGGGGAGATCACTGTTCTGGGCCTTTGAGTACTCGTGTAGTGAAGAGAGGAATGTTCTTTAGTTGGAAgtgggtggctcttaaaagagcctttgGGGTGTTGGTAGAAGCGGGTTCAGGGTGCTCACTTCTTGGCGGGCTTCTCGGTCTTCTTGGGCAGCAGCACAGCCTGGATGTTGGGCAGCACGCCTCCCTGAGCGATGGTCACTCCTCCCAGCAGCTTGTTCAGCTCCTCGTCGTTGCGGACGGCGAGCTGCAGATGGCGGGGGATGATACGGGACTTCTTGTTGTCCCGGGCGGCGTTTCCAGCCAGCTCCAGGATCTCAGCGGTCAGGTACTCCAGCACAGCGGCCAGGTACACCGGGGCTCCGGCACCGACACGATGGGCGTAGTTACCCTTCCTCAGATGCCTGTGGACACGGCCGACGGGGAACTGGAGCCCGGCCCGGGAAGAGCGGGTCTTGGCCTTCGCTCTGACCTTTCCTGCACCTTTTCCGCGACCAGACATTTTCTATGTTTTTATTCTTCAACGTTAAGAAGAAAGTGACTCGGTCACAGTTCTCACCAGGCTATATAGGAGCGCAGCTGTACGCTCATTGGTCAGATTGACCCGTAACTGTGATCGTCCAATCAGAAAACAGGTCGGTCTGCCGCCTGAATTCTTTTCAGAATGAGACGTTAAAGTTTTAAGAAGCGAAAGTCTCAATGTGTGGAGAACATTAAGACATTCATAAAGGTGTAATACTTAATGTTTATTTACAGTGTGTAATCaacttattaaataatatattcCGTATtataactcaaatgacacacccACCTAAATACATGCAGCTGTAACGTGGGCTAAACATTTAACGGAAACAAAATGATCAGTTTTAACTTATTTGTGTAGATTGTAATTTGTGTAATGTCTACTTTTGTTATCTTTAATATTTTGAGGACATCTCTTATTTCATATTATGTGTATTCATAAAGATCTATAACGTATGCCTTCTCAAAATGTATATagttctattttattttgattattTTCCTAGGTATTCTTCATTCTGTGTCTTTGTATGCACCAAATATACCAAAGCAAATACCTTGTATGTGTTAACTTACTCGGTAATACAACCTATTCTCATTCCTATACATAAACTGTACATACCTTATTATATTTGCAGCACTTAAGATACAATATAGCTTTATCATATAGCGCTAAAACCTCCAGGTGGAAGTGATGTAGATAGACAGAAATTGTGATATACAACAAGTTCAGAGCTCAGCTTAAGGTATTAAAGAAATGGTGTTAATGTACCATGTATTATTTTAGTTCTATTAAAAGCAACTATGTTGACGTATATCGGGACACTTTGAAAGAGGAAAGCAGCAGTAGATGAgtgggtggctcttaaaagagccgttgggttgtagcagcagcggcagcaggtTACTTGGAGCTCGTGTACTTGGTCACGGCCTTGGTGCCCTCAGACACGGCGTGCTTGGCCAGCTCTCCGGGCAGCAGCAGGCGGACGGCGGTCTGGATCTCCCTGGAGGTGATGGTGGAGCGCTTGTTGTAGTGAGCCAGACGGGAGGCCTCCCCGGCGATGCGCTCAAAGATGTCGCTCACGAAGCAGTTCATGATGCCCATGGCCTTGGAGGAGATGCCGGTGTCGGGGTGCACCTGCTTCATCACTTTGTACACGTAGATGGCGTAGCTCTCCTTCCTGGACTTCCTCCTCTTCTTGCCGGTCTTGCTGGCGGTCTTGATGACCGCCTTCTTGGAGCCCTTCTTGGGCGCTTTCACGCTGGCTGCTTCAGGCATGATCAACGGTTGAGGGTTCACAAAGTAGAATGTATTCACCGAGAGACAGCGAGGTCTATTTATATTCATGCGATGCAAATGAGACTGTGCTGTTGCTCGCACGGGATTGGTTGAGTACTGAGCATGCGCAAAACAAATCACCCTTTGAGCATAGTTTTCGAGAACAgaagagaaacatgttttttaattGAAATCTAAATAATGAAATAAACCAAAAAAGACTTGATACATTACAGTATATTGTTTGTTCAGATtaagataaaatataaaatggtTGAAGAACTTGGTCTTTTAAAAACTGAAAATGATAACCTAAATCAAGAAATATGATATCATACATAAACAATCAGATACTATATTACCCAACGCAATCTAGTGCAAGCCATTCAAACTGGGCAACAAAGAAAGCATGTCATAGTATTTCTAGAGATGACATGAAGGCTTCCCTGATGCCTTTCTAACAAACCTGTAAATGTCTGAATTGAATCGAGTGTGTGCATGAATGCAAATGATTTTAAGTAAAGGGCTTTcttgtatttatatatgtgGTTGATGAGAAGAGCTGTCTTTTACTATTACTGCTGGACATCAGCTTGTTGTAGCTGGTTGGTGTAGTTTCTTGATGACATGCTTTGCCTTAAACGCATACATGTTGGTGCCTGAAACACCGTTGTCATTTCATATGTAAATCAGTCCTGTTATCTAAAGTGATACAGTGTGATATCTGACAAGTTATCTGTTCAGGACATGTTGATATTTAGATTTCTGTTATACTtacaagattatagaattaaaataaagaacaaatacCTGAAAAGTGTTCAAAAGTATTTTGTAACACAGGTATTGTGTGATATACTGGATAGTCACAAAGAGGTAAacatatatatgttttaaacatttaaaatgtgtagTTACAAATCATCCAGACGACCTTTCTTAAAATCTCGGGAATCATTAAAAGGCTTCAAAGCCACTTAGTTTAGAGTGGCAGGATTTCAAAGTTACTTTCcaacaaataataaatgtgttgttgttgttgttgttgttgtctttagACTGAATACCACGAGCATtccaggggcctgtactacgaagctggttcaacctaacctggatatgtttgagttagccggttggcctaatccaaaacatacgtgctctcgctaaacggtcctacgacgctggttatcaagtggatcgctcagccagccgtgtcctatctaggtaggtgcgcgttcacatgagaggggtggtatctggagcattcgaccaatcacaaacatggagaagcgcactgacagcgcagcgtcatacttcctgaatgaaaagtcaactatataattagacaaatatgaagacgttaaactttaaaaatgacccaaacactttatccaggatcaaagccacagagctgcagctgcaaggtgaacacagctggtaaaacaaCAAagtgaatgcgtacattaacaggtttatgatatctctgccccgtctaagacacgagtggatctgactttaattacatttgactcgatttttcgtcaacttaatgtgttgcttaaaataatccttctgcatccagtctgtgacgctgtgagtgttgcacggccagatacggctcagctgactcagatcaggagatatgtgatacattatgaagtgatgtgccgcggactgtacttaatgtactctgatccggttactgatgttgtggccgatatttaagtaagctttcttaacgctaatgttataacagtcagactgctctgaagatggaggtgatattctattcatgttcacgttcacacagtcggtgatttctgccggccgtctttcctgcgacggcagcttttctgtatttcctttctcctgtgatatgacttgatcgctttaaactccgcacactgagctctgattggtcagcaggcggtgctttcactgagttgatctcttagcctggaacctaacctggtcccgaccaggggggtatactgcgaagcaggattttcgcttagccggctaaattcagggaaaactccggctttccggtcctacgaagctggttctctttttagcaggctagatctccatggtaactgatgctaagcagctaacctggtcgggaccaggggcctatactgcgaacctggttcaacctaacctggatatgtttgagttagccggttggcctaatccaaaacatacgcgctctcgctaaactgtcctacgacgctggttatcaagtggatcgctcaaaccagccgtgtcctatctagctaggtgcgcgttcacatgaaaggggtggtatctggagcattcgaccaatcacaaacatggagaagcgcactgacagcgcagcgtcatacttcctgaatgaaaagtgaactttaatactagtcaaaaatgaagaagttaaactttaaacatccatgacttaaacactttatccaggatcaaagccacagagctgcacctgcaaggtgaatacagctggtaaaagaaaaagtgtttgaatgcgtacattaacaggtttatgatatcactgccccgtctaaaacacgatctgactttaattacatttgtctcgagtgtttcgtcaacttatgtgttgcttaaaataatacttctgcatacagtatgtgacgctgtgagtgctgcacggccagatacggctcagctgactcagatcaggagatatatgatacattatgaagtgatatgccgcggactgtacttaatgcactctgatccggttacttatgttgtggccgatatttaagtaagctttcttaacgctaatgttataatagtcagattgctctgaagatggaggtgatattctattaatgttcacgttcacacagtcggtgatttttgccggccgtctttcctgcgacggcagtttttctgtatttcctttctcctgtaatatgacttgatcgctttaaactccgcacactgagctctgattggtcagcaggcggtgctttcactgagttgagctcttagcctgcaacctaacctggtcccgaccaggttagctgcttagcatatattaccatggagatctagccgctaaaaagagaaccagcttcggatgaccggaaagccggagttttccctgaatttagccggctaagcgaaaatcctgcttcgcagtataccccccaggttaggttccaggctaagagctcaactcagtgaaagcaccgcctgctgaccaatcagagctcagtgtgcggagtttaaagcgatcaagtcatattacaggagaaaggaaatacagaaaagctgccgtcgcaggaaagacggccggcaaaaatcaccgactgtgtgaacgtgaacatgaatagaatatcacctccatcttcagagcagtctgactattataacattagcgttaagaaagcttaattaaatatctgccacaacataagtaaccggatcagagttcattaagtacagtccgcggcatatcacttcataatgtatcacatatctcctgatctgagtcagctgagccgtatctggccgtgcagcactcacagcgtcacagactggatgcagaagtattattttaagcaacacataagttgacgaaacactcgagacaaatgtaattgaagtcagatcgtgttttagacgggcagtgatatcataaacctgttaatgtacgcattcaaacacgtgttctgctccagctgtgttcaccttgcagctgcagctctgaggctttgatcctgatcaagtgtttaagtcatggatgtttaaagtttaacttcttcatttttgactagtattaaagttcacttttcattcaggaagtatgacgctgcgctgtcagtgcgcttctccatgtttgtgattggtcgaatgctccagataccacccctctcatgtgaacgcgcacctagctagataggacacggctggctgagcgatccacttgataaccttgACATAccacgtatgttttggattaggccaaccggctaactcaaacatatccaggttaggttgaaccaggttcgcagtataggccccaggttagctgcttagcatatattaccatggagatctagctgctaaaaagagaaccagcttcgtaggaccggaaagccggagttttccctgaagttagccgctaagcgaaaatcctgcttcgtagtataccccccaggtggtAAACTCATAGTGGATTGAAGAGTGTATCAAGGCAATGTATTTACATGTGCACATGTTTCATCATAACTTGAACTGATACTAGTTCTGATGATTCCCATCACTGATGCCTGTTGCGCCATGTGTGATGGTGACTCAGTCCTTGGAAATATAGCAGACAACATGAATACTCTCCACGAGGGGgcgaaggctgggaacaataaaAACCTGCCGCTGTgaaaagtagagacgaaggtcacACGTTGTTTATAGCGataaaagaggggggggggggagggaggagagagagatccCTGACAAGACACTCAGCACTGAGTGTGTCCgcgaggaatgggagacatccctcaaatacaattgaataaacgaacagggggaagaccaagatgcagcactgcaaatgtcttccaccgtcattcctccgtgcaaagccggCGTAGAGGATGATTTTTTTCACTTGGATGTTAATGTTACATTTGGCATGGTCGGTGCAGATCCAAACACCTTCAGTTTTGCTGTGGTTTAATTTAGCTCCTGATGCCAATTCATATAAGTTTAGGTGGTTTGTTAGAACATCCATTTCCTGttggtttttatttttattttaacagtgacATCGTCCGCATTGGCGATGGCAGTTATTTTGGGCGCATGGCCAACTGGTGTTCCTGATATGAACCTGTcattgtttattattttaatgAATGGACTTCTGGCCAGCGCTCAGAGGGCACCCCTGCTCAACCCCTCTCTCACATTTACACAGACACAAGATTTAAAATACAGACACTTAATCATGTTCATGAAGGCTTCAGGAAATCCGTAGGCCTTCATCACCGACCATAAGTAATCCCTGGATAAATAGTCGAAGGCTTATTTTTTATCAAGtccaataattaaaaaaa
This window harbors:
- the LOC117442168 gene encoding histone H2B 1.2-like codes for the protein MPEAASVKAPKKGSKKAVIKTASKTGKKRRKSRKESYAIYVYKVMKQVHPDTGISSKAMGIMNCFVSDIFERIAGEASRLAHYNKRSTITSREIQTAVRLLLPGELAKHAVSEGTKAVTKYTSSK